From Rhopalosiphum padi isolate XX-2018 chromosome 2, ASM2088224v1, whole genome shotgun sequence:
TGATTTCTAatctgtgtataatttatattggaaACTACGCAtggattgtaaatataaaactgttataatataattactataatctaTAAGTACCCAATTCCCCTAcgctaataatatacttaatgtatAACCAATTAAACAACGGTGGTGTTCAAATACAGCTATAGGAATCACtacatcattttaaatttatataaaaaaatatacttcggCTAAGTATTAGCAATTCTTAGTACACAAACAAGTAATTTCTACTGTACCGTTCAATCGTAGGTACACATACGTATAAGTTTAACGAAAATGACAGAGGTATAGTGtgcttattacaatttatattgattgttGAACAAAtagtcttttttaaataaaaatttaaagtttagatgttAGAATGTCATAATGTTTTAAGGCAACTTTTTATTTCGTTCatctaaaatgaaatttttattaaatagattaCGTTATGCTTGTGTACtgcaaatacttatatttatagctAGTTACttgttagtacataatatatattattataatctatgtttaggaatttataacataacatgcactaaaaacaaatcaaatatgCACCAAAACAGAACCATTTCgactgaaatttttattttataattatttgttttatttatttttctctttttatataattttatctttgtcataactcataatatatcagtgtattttttaataaaaacaaaaatatcagtCAATAGAGATGGTCACCGACGGCGATTAGCGCAAagcttatatattaatatcacgtGAAATTTACATAATAGCGGTAAGACataagcattttatttttataaaattattttcgcaGAAAATAGCTGAAGAAAAAGCACTAAAAAGCCAATAAATAGcgtgtaaatatattaagacaAGCAAACACCTAGGTAGGTACCGAAGCCTATAACTATATGCCGTTCTGAgactatttcatattttccaCGCAACTCCGTCGAGCGGTTCGCCGCTGCGGTCGAAGTGCCATGTCGTCGTAGGGCACGACGGGATCGAGCGTGTAGTAAACGTTGTTTACGGTCGGCGGCGAAGCGATGGCGAACACCGACGGCATTGCGGTGTTACTGGCGCCGATACCCGTCGCCGGAGAAGGATTGTTGTAGCCGGTCTGGGATGCGTGCGAGGCGGTGGCAGGATGCGGTGGCGGAATGGCGATCGAAATCATTCCGTTGAAATCTGCTACGTTTTCCTGTACTTGGTAACCGCCCGCATCGCGGTGACCATAAACGGGTTTACTGAATTGGTGATCGTGCTGCAACTTCGAAAATCCATACTCGCCGAGGTCGCGATAAGCGGCGTCCGGTCCGGGCGACGCCGTGTCGACTGCACCGTGTCCGTATTGATCGCGTGCGCCGCCGGTCTCGATGGCACCGAACTTGGCGGCGTCCCTGTGCAAGTCGTCACTGTGCTGTTGCGGTTCCGGATGCCCGGTCGGTCGGCTGCCTTGGTTTTGTCCCCGGAAACTGGGATCGGTCGGGTCCGGCGCGCTCCACAGACTTCCGGTGTTTCCGCGCCAGGAATCGCCGAACTGCCCGAGCGAGTGGCCGCCAAAGTGTTCGACATTTTGACGGCCAAAGGGCCAGCCGTTTTTGGGATCGCCGACGTGCCTGTGGTCGCCGACGCGCACGTGTCGATGGTCGCCAAAGTGCGAGTGTCTGTGGGCTCCGACGTGCGCGGGCTTGAGATAGCTGAAGCGCACGTCACCGTGCTCGTGATCGCCCGCCGGGCGCAACACGCCGCCAAAGTGTCCGTGCATCGCTTGGACAGAGTGGCCGCGCACGTGATCACCGACTGCGTGCTTAACGTCTTCATCGCCGGCCTGCTTGCCGTACCACACGTCGGTGCCGTAGTTCCCGCGCACACGGTGACGCGGGCGGTGCACGTGGTGCTGGGGATGGTGCAAGCCCGCACCGTTTGCGTTGGAGCCGTACGTCGTGTACGAGTGGCGGTGCGGTCCGCGGCCGGTGGCGCCGTCGCCGTAGTGCTTGTGCAGGCCACCTTCGACCCGCGCACCGTGTGCGGTCGACAATTTCGAGGGATCTCCGTCGCGCAAACGGCCGTGCGTGTGATTTCCGTCATAACCGCGACCGCGATGGTCGGCGGGTCCGTGACCGCGTTCGTGGTACCTGAAAGTCGACGCTACCGTTTGGTTCTCTTCACCGTGCGTCCCGTTAGGCGCGTCGGGCGGCGTGGGTCCCTCGCGGTAGCGGACTCGATCCGTTGACAGCGTCGAGACGGTTTCCGCGGGAACGGGTTTTTCGATGATCTTGTAAATCATTTTCGTATGGTGCATCTTTTTTATGTGCACCGGCACCGTTATTATTATCCGTTCGGTTCTGAAAGTTTAAcgatgttattattaatgactGTGAGTTTCATTATGACTCgtccatttttaaatgtatacttataatataattatattaaataacaaattatgactaatttatgtttaaaaaaccaTAGCAGTTGTTATCCGATATGGAATCGAATGGAAAATACGTGTATAATCTAACCTAATCTGTGTGGCTACGTCATAAcgtaaatataactaattcCGGTGTTGGGTATTCGTCGTTTCGCTTGATATCTACTGAGATTTAGTTTCGaagaaaattgaattattacttTTGGTGGGTTCACGTTATGTTGtttgtttaagttaaaaaacaaaataaaaaaaaacaattaattgtctTCAGGGTTTACAATAATGATTTGAGAGATTTGctgtactgctgtgtatcgggcgttcgatatatataaatatatatacttttttaatcttAGTGCacctaaatcaatatttataccgAATGGCAAAATCCGTCACAGGATAAATGTTCTGCagcaatatacatacaaaaagtattgataaaaaatcgtttgaaacaacacaaatatataataacctaGTTGTgaacgaaaaaataattattggctTAATGATAGATTTTAGGGCGTGTAAAAACATgggttgataacattttttattgtttcgaAAAATCACTGggaatatgttaataatacattttttaatacctagataataatatatcatcatatttatcaataaaagttatatgtTACAAGAACTTTTAAAGTTACTTTATTGTTCGAAAAGAAAAACTCAAAATTGAAAGACCAAAAGCATCtttgatatttcaattattttaaaatgaatccTAATGCAAcctaacaaaacatttttttatacttattatcaatgacggtataaaaaattataattacatttttacgatgattattgactattgtgtCTAATAATAGTGTTGATGTAATGTTAGGGCGGTgtcttaaacaaatatttacccatataatatattttataatgtgtctactattatagttatttatacatgtatcaatacttagtgtattataaaatataagacacCTACCCATAAACGGTTTTGAATTCCACCATACAATCGATGATTAGTATCCACCATATCAAAAAAAACATCTACAAATAAacaaaagaattttaaaaaaaaggcaCAGCTACGTAAATGAAAGACAAAGTTTACTTGGTATATTAACGTTTAAATTGGACAGATTGTCCTTGTAGAACAGTAATTGCACCAAACACATTTAATAGCATCACTACCTTCTTATGACTGAAACAGTGAAACGTTTATGGTGAATATTGTGGGTGTGCAACATCAATACTATAGATAGCCGTTAACGATGTAGTGACCAGCCAATATGAGTTTTCTATGAATATTTTCCCAGCCATCCGGAAATGTGAAATTTCTCTTTCTTGTGGgctttaaaacaacaataagtCACCATTTACTGTTAttcaattgttttattgttgtgtgtaatattatattatatttttgaaccgACTCATCCGTAATTCGCAAGCTGTGACGAAATCAGGATATTTCATGAAATTGTTCTCAACAAATTAACCGCTCTTTTCttcctattattttttacaatacatattcTCAGAACGCGAGGAGTAACAAcatttcaagtataatataatataactctaACGAAATTGGACATCGTTGTTACTTTGGTTGTTTAGATAATATGTTCCAATATGACGTTCAAACGGCTGTACTCAGCTTTAcgtagtttataattattattaaacgtcctcttaaatttattattgttgttatttaagtTTCGCGGGGGGATGGGGCGTTGAGGGACAGATTCAAAATCACACATCATTGCCGTTATACGACCTGCTGGTACGTTTGAAGATATTGTTTGGGAAATTATTGACGTATCTATCGGGATTATTGGTTTTGCAATATTGTGTTGGCGGTTACAGCATCAAATTggccattttttttattgttattattattatttttttttatctttaaacaaTAACGGTCGGACAGGGTTTAACGTCAAAATTGTATCGGAGGTATGTAACAGTGACAACAATCTCGGCTGCGGCGGCAGTTACGTTCAACAGACCATACCCCATCTAGAGGCCGTTGCGCAATCATCGTCGTCGGGACCAGATTGACGCCTCACGGGTGAAAGTAAAGGTAATTTGCTTCTCCGTTTTTCTTTTTGGATTTTCCGGTATTCATGTCAAGGTTAGTAGCTGgacattgtaaatatatatatatatatattaaaataatatacacgtatacaatataatataatatattaaataaataatgttgtagCGAACACCAAAACGGAACGACAGACGTGTCAGacgaaaatttttattattgttgcaaAACATGATGCGATAATGTACGTCTTATTTTcagaatagaaataaaatatcataacgtCCATGacgtatttgaaaatttagaaatagATATATAGTGTTTCGCTCAATTGATAGGGTTTTGTTTTTAAGGTGTTTTAAACGAagatatttaaagatattttatacttggATATTgagttgaattataatttaaatatttcatataggtATATCAGAAAACTTATAAAAGAATttagcaaataatatttaaaattttgtaattttattaactttaatttttgtgtacatatacatatatatgtatatagttaattttaaaaatatatctttagtaaagttaacattatattttgctttaaatcaatataacgGTTAATTGGTTTTCttttaagtatgtattatataaaatatttaatttaaatgaaaaaataatatccaatGTACTatgtagcatattattatgattttaaaatttaagaattttagtCTACTTCTGATAAAGctactatattaaatatgtttaaaaaatagtagtagtttttaatttgtgttaaGATCTACCtaaattaattgcatttttgATTAATACTGGATGTGTAGAACATCATATGATACAAATACGTAcggaaaatacatatattatacatattatatagaaggtagaataaatagtttaattttataattatagaaaataatatatttacatgggaa
This genomic window contains:
- the LOC132921433 gene encoding uncharacterized protein LOC132921433, with product MFFLIWWILIIDCMVEFKTVYGTERIIITVPVHIKKMHHTKMIYKIIEKPVPAETVSTLSTDRVRYREGPTPPDAPNGTHGEENQTVASTFRYHERGHGPADHRGRGYDGNHTHGRLRDGDPSKLSTAHGARVEGGLHKHYGDGATGRGPHRHSYTTYGSNANGAGLHHPQHHVHRPRHRVRGNYGTDVWYGKQAGDEDVKHAVGDHVRGHSVQAMHGHFGGVLRPAGDHEHGDVRFSYLKPAHVGAHRHSHFGDHRHVRVGDHRHVGDPKNGWPFGRQNVEHFGGHSLGQFGDSWRGNTGSLWSAPDPTDPSFRGQNQGSRPTGHPEPQQHSDDLHRDAAKFGAIETGGARDQYGHGAVDTASPGPDAAYRDLGEYGFSKLQHDHQFSKPVYGHRDAGGYQVQENVADFNGMISIAIPPPHPATASHASQTGYNNPSPATGIGASNTAMPSVFAIASPPTVNNVYYTLDPVVPYDDMALRPQRRTARRSCVENMK